The window ATGATTGATACGAAAACTAAACAAAAAGAGAAAATTGTAAGCTCTTCACCACTAGATAAACAGCACGAACAAGGAAAACTTTCTGCAAGAGAAAGGATTGATCTGTTGTTAGATAAAGATTCATTCATGGAAACAGATGCACGCGTAATGCATAGATGTGCAGATTTTGGAATGGAAAAAAAAGGTGCCTTAGGAGATGGAGTAATAACAGGCATTGGCACAATCAACGGAAAAAAAGTAGCGATTGCATCACAAGATTTCACAGTTTTAGGTGGCTCACTCAGTGAAATGCACGGAAAGAAAATCTGTAAAATAATGGATCTTGCAATAGAAAATTTGTTTCCTATGGTGTTCATAAATGACTCTGGAGGAGCCAGAGTACAAGAAGGGATAGATGCTCTTTTTGGCTACGGAGAGATATTCTATAGAAACGTCCACGCTTCTGGATTAATACCACAGATATCAATTATCGTTGGCCCGTGTGCTGGAGGAGCTGTTTATTCACCTGCAATAACTGATTTCATCTTCATGGTTAAAAATACTTCGTACATGTTTGTCACTGGCCCTGAAATAGTTAAACAAGTAACGTTTGAAGATATAACCAAAGAAGAATTAGGAGGCTATAAAATCCACTCTGAGAAAAACGGTGTGGTGGATAAAGTATTCAACAATGACCTTGAAGCTATGCTCAGCATAAGACAATTCATGAAACATATTCCTCAAAATAATACTGTAAAACAGCAAATATCTAAAAAATATACTGATAATGGTAAATGCAGCAAATGGCTAGATCATTTTATGCCAAAAGAATCATCTATTGTGTATAACATGAAATCCATCATAGATGGAATATTCGATGAAGATAGCTTTTATGAAATCAAAGAGTCTTTTGCAAAAAACTTAATTGTGGGCTTTGCAAGAATAAATGGCTGTAATGTTGGAGTTGTAGCCAATCAATCCAAAGAGAGTGCTGGTTGTCTTGATGTAAATGCATCGTGCAAAGGCGCAAGATTCATAAGATTCTGTGATGCTTTTAACATACCTATAATATCACTTGTGGATGTTCCTGGTTTTCTTCCTGGAAAAAAACAAGAAACAGATGGTATCATCAAGAATGGTGCAAAGTTGTTATATGCTTATGCGGAATCCACAGTACCAAGGGTAACAATTGTGACACGTAAGGCTTATGGCGGTGCATATATAGTTATGGGTTCTAAACACTTAGGGAATGATATAAACTTTGCTTGGCAACAAACAGAAATTGCAGTTATGGGAGCCGAAGGAGCAGTGAATCTCTTATACAGAAAGCAATTGAAAGAAAATCCTGATCTTAAAGAGGGCCTTTTAAAAGAATATAATAACAAGTTCAGTAATCCAAAGATTGCCGCTGCCAGGGGTTATATAGATGACATAATCTTCCCAAGTCAAACAAGAGAAAAAATAATAAACAGCTTATACATTTTACAAGATAAACAA is drawn from Anaplasmataceae bacterium AB001_6 and contains these coding sequences:
- a CDS encoding acyl-CoA carboxylase subunit beta, translated to MIDTKTKQKEKIVSSSPLDKQHEQGKLSARERIDLLLDKDSFMETDARVMHRCADFGMEKKGALGDGVITGIGTINGKKVAIASQDFTVLGGSLSEMHGKKICKIMDLAIENLFPMVFINDSGGARVQEGIDALFGYGEIFYRNVHASGLIPQISIIVGPCAGGAVYSPAITDFIFMVKNTSYMFVTGPEIVKQVTFEDITKEELGGYKIHSEKNGVVDKVFNNDLEAMLSIRQFMKHIPQNNTVKQQISKKYTDNGKCSKWLDHFMPKESSIVYNMKSIIDGIFDEDSFYEIKESFAKNLIVGFARINGCNVGVVANQSKESAGCLDVNASCKGARFIRFCDAFNIPIISLVDVPGFLPGKKQETDGIIKNGAKLLYAYAESTVPRVTIVTRKAYGGAYIVMGSKHLGNDINFAWQQTEIAVMGAEGAVNLLYRKQLKENPDLKEGLLKEYNNKFSNPKIAAARGYIDDIIFPSQTREKIINSLYILQDKQHKRIKKKHGNIPL